From the genome of Gemmatimonadaceae bacterium:
GAGCGGTCACGGTTCCTCGCGCGGCGCTTCGATCACGGTCCGCAGTTGCTCCCGGGCCGGCCCGCCGCCGACGAAGAGAGCGTCGGGGAATTTTCGATAGCGTAACATCTGCGCGTAGATCGCCGAGCTCTCGTAGGTGTTGAGCCCGAAGCCCGCGAGATACTGCAGCCGCAGGTTCGAGTCGCGGTTGAGCTGCGCTCCCGTGAGCCACGGGGCGAGGTCGCGCGCCTGCCCCGCGTACGTCGAAAGCAACGCGAGTCCCGACGAGAATCCGACGTCGGCCAGGGACCGCGCGACGCGCCTGTATTCAGGGCGCCCGAGCTTGGCGTCCACCGAATCGACGTCGATCGGCTGCGGGGAGGCGTGCCCGGCGAGCACCACGTCGTAACCGCTGCCGTTGATGTCGTTTCCCCAGATCGTGCCGTCGGGGAACGCGTCGAAGAACGTGGCAAGCTCGCTCTTCACGACGTCAGGCGAGCTTTCGTAGAGCGGAACCCACTGCGTCACTACGCCGCCGGGATTCAGGTGTGCCTTCACGAGATCGAAGTATTCCTTGGTGTAGAGCGTCGCCGCGCCCTTGACCCACGGATGGATCGGGTCGGACGTGATGACGTCGAATTTCTCTTTCGTCGTGAGGATGTAGTGCCGCGCGTCGTCGTAGACGATCTGGACGCGCGGGTCCTGCGTGACGTCGTAATTCTGCTGCGTGAAATAGGTCGAGACGACTCTCGGAATCAGCGGCTCGATCTCGCAGATCACGATCTTCTCTACGCCGGGCTGCGTCACGAACGAACCGGCCGTCACGCCGGCGCCGAACCCGACCACCAGCACCGTGCGCGGCGTCTTCGTCAACAGCGCCGACAGGTGGCCGAGCATTCGCTGCAGCCGCATGTCCTGCGGTAAGCTCGAGGCTTCGACCTTGCCGGCCACGTGGAAGTTGCGAACGCCGCTCGGCTCCTCCGACACGGCGATCGACGAGTTGATGCCTTCACCGACGTACAGATATCTCGGTTGGTTCGTGTACGTCGGTAGGAAACGTCCGTACGCGACGAGTCCGTCCGGCACACCGGGCACCGTGACGACACACGCGATCGCGGCGGCCGCGCCGGCGATCGCGAGCATCGTTCCCGCGGGTCGCGGCGACCAGCCACTCGGACGCGGCACGTCGCGCTCCGCTTCGGCCGCGTGCGCTCGGCGCACCGCGGCGAACACGACGATCGCCGACGCCAAGCTGATCGCGATGAGCAACTGCTGGCCGTGTCGTGTGCCCCAATGCGGAACGACGACGACGCTGAACAGCGCCGAGCCGAGGATCGCTCCCACGGTGTTCGCGGCATAGACACGACCGACCAGGCGGCCGGCGTCATCACCCGGTCCGACAACCGCGGCGAGTGCCAGCGGGAAGCTCGCGCCCCAAAGCGCGGCGGCGGGGAAAACCGCCACCGCCACCCGGACGACGTCCAGCTGAAACGTGATCCACGGGCTCGGCGACAACGACGGATTGATCGGCCAGAACGGAAGCGCGCGCGCGATCATGAACGCCGCCCACGCGACGCCCAACGTGAGCAGCAGTTGGCACCACGCCAGCGCGGTGCGAGGCCGCGACGAGCGCGCGATGTACGAACCGGCGCTGCTTCCCGTGCCGAGCGCCACGAGAAAAACGGCGAGGATGATCGAGAACGTGTAGACCGACGCGCCGAGCATCAGCGACAGCAATCGCGTCCACACCACTTCGGCGCCGAGCGCCGCGAAGCCGGACAAGCCGATCGCGACGTAGACCGCGTTGATTCCGGTCGGGCTCCGCTCAACCTCGGCGTTGGGGCGAGGGATCGCCGGCCGATGCGGCGCGCGGCGCGACAGGGCGAGTCCGACGCCGGCGACGCCGAAGTTCACGATGGCCGCGACCACCGTCGTGACCGTCATGTCGAAGACGCGCAGCAGATAGAAGCCGGCCAGGACCGCGCCGAACACCGCGCCGGCGATGTTGCTTCCGTAGAAGAACCCAAGCCACGACACGCCTGTCGGCGTCGCCTCGACCCACCGCGCGATCGCCGGCAGCGTCGCACCCATCAACAGGGTCGGCGGCAGTAAGCACACCGCGCACAGAACGCCGCGCCAGAGAATGCCGGGAAGTCCCTGGACCGTTGTCGCGGTATAGATGCTTCCCATCAATGGAACGACCACCAGCACGATCAGGCCGAGCGCTCCGATCGCGCCCTCGAGCGCCGCGTACACGCGCAACGGATGCTGCTCCGGCGACACGAACCGCGGCAACAGCAGACTTCCCAAACACATGCCGCCCATGAACGTGCCGAGCAGAACGCCGAGCGAAATGGCCGACGAGCCGATGACCAGCTCGATGAGCTGGAACCACACGATCTCGTAGATCAGCGCGGCGCAGCCGCTCCCGACGAATAGCAGGAGCAGCGCCGGCAGAAACCGCTGCGTCGGCGGAAGCGCGAGCGGCGGGTTGAGCGATTGTTGCAGACGCGACGAGACTTTCGGCATCAATCGCCGCAATCTTGGGCGTGCGCTCGCGGACGTCCATTGACCATACGCCTGATACGAAGCAGGCGCGCCGATAGTTGGGGCGCGCCTGTTTCGAACGGACGAGGGGCAAGACGATGGTCTCTGCCGGCTATCCGCGCACGACGGACACCCGGTACTGAGTGACCAGCGGGCCGTCATGGCCTGGCCGCGTGATCGGGAAGAGCGTAAACGTCCAGCCCGGCGCGACCGGAATGCGCATGCCGCGGGTCGGGAGTTCATTGATCAGGTCGCCCTGGCGAGCCAGACCGCCTTCGGGGATTCTCGAGAGCGCCGAGTCGGCCGCCGGGCCGTATAGCGCCGGCAGCGTCGTTCTGACGAGCCGCTCGAACTTCCAAGGGTTGCGCGTGCGAATCATCGTCCGATCGAACGAGACCGTGATGACGCTGTCGGCGCGCGTCGCCATCAGGCTGTCCGGCAGCGTCGATTGCCCCTGCGGAACAACTGGGCTCACGGGTGAGAGGGCAATGGTGGCGACGGGCGCCGGCGTCGGAGCCGACGTGGACGGGGCGTTGACGCCCTGTTGGGTGGCCGGATCGCGATGGCGGATAACCGGCATCGGTGGCGCGGCGTCACCGCCGACGTCGCTCGTCACAACGCGTATTCCCGCGGCGGACATGTGCTGAAGGATCGTGACCCGTCCCACGAGACCTATCACGGCAAGCGTCGTGAGCAACGCGATTCCCGAGCTTCCTTTCATGAGAAGCCGGCGTCGTCGTTTGCGCGCGGCGCTCTTTGCTTCCCACCGACAGTGCAAACACACCGTCGTCCCGGGACGCAGCTCGTGGGGGCAGGCATTGGTCGGCAGTTCCATCGCGTGCGTCATCCGTCTCCTCGTCACTCGTACCAAGAGTCGGGACGAGCTCATGCGCTTTGCCGCAACCGCCTCGCGTTTCGCCAGTCGCAACCGAAATAGGAATCGGTCATTCTGCCTTTTGGGGACGTCCGACTCAGGCTGTCGCCTGAGTATCCGGCCTCGTTATCGTGCTTTGGGTCACCTATGCAACAACCGCCCATCGAGGCCCGCGCAATCGGGAACAGTCAGTCGACGACCGTCCAGATTCGGCGTGCGCTTCCTCGCGATGCCGACGCGCTCGCCCAACTGCGCTACGCGTTCCGCCTCGAGCGGCGGCCCGCCACGGAATCGCGCGACGCGTTCGCCGCTCGCTGCTCCAATTGGATGCGGCCGCGGCTTCGCGGCGATTCGCGATGGACGGTTTGGTTGGCGGAGCGCGACGGCACGATCGTCGGCAACCTCTGGGTGCAGATCGTCGAGAAGATTCCGAATCCCGGCCCCGAGTCCGAGCTGCACGCATATATCTCGAACTTCTTCATCGTTCCCGAAGCGCGAAACAGCGGCCTTGGGACTCGGATTCTGAGCGCGGCAGTCGCGCACTGCAAAGCGCACGGCGTGGACACGGTGTTTCTGTGGCCGTCGGAACGCAGCGTTCCTCTCTACAGTCGAACGGGCTTCGAGGTGGCGAGCGACCTGTTGGTGCTGGAGCTGCGCGAGGCGAAATCTCCATGAACGATCGATTGGTCGAGCGCCGGCGCGGCGATCTGTTGTTGTCGACCGACCGAGCGAGAATCGACCAACGTGCGGTGCTCGCGATGTTGCACGATTCTCATTGGGGCGCCGAGGTCACGGTGGATATCCTCGCGCGCTCGATCGCGAACTCGCTGTGCGTGGGGGTCTACGACGGCTCCCGGCAAGTCGCGTTCGCGCGCGCGGTCACGGATCTCTCGACCTTCGCGTATCTCACCGACGTGATCGTGGCGGACGACTCTCGCGGGCGAGGGATCGGCTCGTGGATGGTCGAGGAAATCCTCGCGCATCCGGACCTCCAAGGGCTTCGGCGCATCGCTCTCCTCACGCGCGATGCGCAGGCACTGTACGAACGATTTGGGTTCTCCACCCGAATGGCGACCTCTACATATATGGAACGCCGCGCGCCGCCTTCTTGATCCGGAGGGTGCTACTTTGTTTTACTCGATTCGCACGGCACCTGGTGCCCGAACCATAGAGGAGGAAGGATGACTGCGAAGCTCGACAAAACGATCAAGCGGGAGCTGGAGCTCGACGGAAAACTCTACACCATCGCGATCGGCCCGGACGGAATCAAAGTGACGGAAAAGGGCCGCCGGAATGGTCCGGAGGTTTCATGGCGCGCGATCATCAGCGGCGAGCAAGAGCTCACCGCGGGTCTCAAGGCGTCGCTCGACGAGGGATCGTCGGAGGGCTAACTCCGCGGCGTCAGTCGTCTCGTTCCCGCTCGGCCGGAGCGTGCGCCGCGGCGGAGCGCGCGCGACGACGCGCCGTGCCCCCGACGCGCGGATCGAGTCGAAGCTCCATCTGTGCGGCGAGAAGTCGTTCGCCGCCTTTCGCGAGTTGCGCCATGCGGTGCTCGAAGCGATAGAACTGCACCGGCGCGCGAAGACTGTCGCGCGGCGCGCGCGCTAGCACCATCAACTCTTCCCGGACCACACGCGGGAGATGTCCCGCCATGCGGCGGCGTAGCAGCGCCGTGACGCGCAGCGAGTTGCGCGCGAGAAACGCGCGCTCCAATTCGCCCAGATACACCACCAACTTCGCCATCAGCGTGTCGGTGGATCGTCGATCGAGACTCGTTCTCGTCATGCTCGTTGGGCGCGTCGCGCGGTCCCACGCGACGACATTTGAGATCTGGCAATATTGCCGCGGTGCTTCATTGCGCCAGGGTGGTCAGCAACGTTGATGCTATCAACAGGCTGTCCACATCTGCGTGTGGACAGCTGTGTTTTTCTCGACACGCTTGGGACCGCGGAGACGATGCAACTGGTTACGCGCCAGCGAGTATCGGCGCGGCGTTTTTTTGCGCCAAATGCGCCGAAAATCGCGCCGTTTTTCGACTCGGGTGTCGTCGTTCTCCGCGCGCCGCTCTCCGAACGTCGCTTTCCGTTCGTACACATCTGTCCACAATCGTTTTCAACAGGACGAGGCCGGGTCTTAAGCGCACTCACCAACGGAGTTACCGCATTATCGACAACTGTCCACATTCGCTATCCACAGCAACGACAACGAGTTATGGAAAACTTTACTATTGCGCTTTGAATCAGTGTTTTCTACGTTCCGCTCCCTTCCGATTGCAACATCGGCGTCACGACGTCTCTTCCCACCGACAACTCGCGTCTTCCCTGCAATGCGACTCGTCAGTTGTGCAACGCCGCCTGAACCGCTCGAGGAAGCGCCGCGTACGGCGCTGCTCGCCGACCTTACCGAAGGCGAGCGTTGGGACGGCTTCTGGTCGGCTGATGCGTACTACGTTCGCTGCACGAAGGACGCGGGCGATGTGGCGTGGTTCCGTCTCGCCGATGACGTCGCGCCTTCCACGCAGTCCGGCGCGCGGGTGCTCGCCCTCAGACCTGCCGCGCGCGCGGGATCGCGCGTGTCGGTCGTCGTCGCGCGGTCGCCGAGTGGGCACCGCATGCTCGTGGGGAGCACCCGGCGATCACCGCGATGATCAGAGAACGCTCAACGAGCGGCTTCGGGGAGGAGCTCGAGTTGCGCCGTGCGCAGCTCGACCACTCGACGGGCAGCCTCGTAGAGCCAATCGAAGCTTGCGTCGAGACGCGGATCGCCGCCGGCGGCGTCGCGGGCGAGGGTGAAGTGGCTGTACAGCCGCGCGTCGACACGCGACGGCTCGCCGTGGAGGCGGAAGAGCAGCAGCTCGGTGGCCGCCTCGGTCAGATGGAACAGCGTGAAGAGGTAGAACCGCGTGCGCGTCTCGTCGGCGGGATCGATGGTCGCGAGCAGGGCGACCTCGCGAATGGGTCGCTCTTCACGAATCGACGCGATGAGCTCCATCGCGTGTCCGAGGCCCGACGGTCCGGCGCCGCGGAGCACGTGAGTCCAGAGCTCGACCACGCGTCGCAGCAGCACGATGTCCCATCGCTCGCCGCCCGCTCCGCGTTCCTCGGGCGGGAAGAGCACGGGGGCATAGGCGCGCAGCCAATGGCGAAACTCGGTGTGCTTGTTGCCGAGCTGGGCGAGCCCGGCGAGGAGCAATGTCCGGTAGAGGGCGGCGACCTGCTCGTGCGCCTCGACCGGGAGCGCGGCCGTGAGCGTGAACGCTCGATCGGCGCCAACCTCGATGTGAGCCGTGCGTTGGGCCTCTTGTTCGGCGGAGAGCAGCGCGCTGGGCGACGCGGATCCCTCGAAGTCGAGCCACTCACTGGCCGCGATGACGTACGCGCCAGCCAATGGCACGACGAACTCGGGCAGCGTCGTCTCAGGCGGCGGAGCCTCGCCGGCGCCGAGCCGCGTGAGCACACCCATTGCGAACTGGATGGACGACGCCCGGTCCTCGGGCGTGACGACCTTCACCGCCCAATGGCGGTCGAGCGTCTCGAGCGCGTTCGGCGAGAGAGCAGGAGTCGACGGCGTGGTCATGTGGGATCTGCGAACGGCGAGGATGCGGGCGCCGGCGCCGCCGCCCCATCCTCGCTCACTCTTCTGACAGGCATTTCAAACCCCAGTAACAGCGTGCGATCAATCCCGCGGCGAGTCCAGTCATGAGCATCGAACCCAACGCGCGCCGCCGCCTTCACCTGGTCTACGCCACGACGCGCGATCCTGACCTGGCGAAGGAGCTACGACAAGTTCTCGAGGAAGACCCGATGGCTTTCGTTCCGAGTGCGGACCTGCTGCGCGCGATCGCTCTTTGCGCGGCGTGCACCCAGGGCGCATCCCCAGATAGCAGGACTGGTTTGTGCGAGCACCACCGCCAAACCTGGAATCTCGAAGTCTGCATGAACGACGCATCATCGGACGCGGCCGAGCAGAGCTCGTTGCAGGGGCTCGTGCACGGAGTGTTCGCGACCCCCGACGGCGGGGCGCAACTGCTTTCCGCGTTCGACCGTCAGCGTCGCGCCCTCGCGCTCGTGCTCGAAGCGCACGCGCGCGGCGCGGTCCGACTGCCGGAGAGTATCGCGCGCACGGTCGAGCGCGCGTGTGAGAGTGGGCCCCGGTTTCTCACCGGCGCCAGGTCCGCCGTTCAACAGGCGAGCTGACGACCGCCGGTGGGGGAGGACGAACGCATGATTCAAGTCACTTGTGAAGGCGGCGAATGCAACGGGCTCACCGTCAGGGTCGAGCCCCAGCCGACGTACTACGAGGTCGTCGATCCCCGCGATCCGAAGCGGCGCGACTACTACATCCTCGAGGTCAGTCATTGGGGAGCACGACTGGTCCCCGAGGCGACCGCGGAGTGGCGCGCGCGCGTCTGACGCTCCGGAGTCGGGTGGCTGTCACGCGCTCGACTCGTAGTCCTCGATCGCCCATTCGAGCACGTCGGCTTCGAGCCAGCCGCCGTCGCTCTGGATCGCGCCCGACGCCTCGAGCATTTGCAGCAGCGAGCGTGCGTGTCGTAGCACTCCGGAGAGCGACATCCGTTCCGCGCGCAGCGTCGTGACGATATCGCGGACGAGCCCGCGCAGCTTCTCGCGCGCTATGTTCGCCTCTTGAATGTGCTTGCGCGCCTCGATGACCGTCTCCCGAATCTCCGGCGTCCAGTCGGCGAGCAGGTTATGCCGCGCCATCAAGGCGAGATGTCCCTTTTCGATCTCACGCAGTCGCTGATACTCTCCCGCGGCGTGAGCGACGCCTGGGGGAAGCGCGGAGAACGAGCTTGCGGGTGATCCTGCGCGCTGCGGGAGACCCATCGGTGTTCCTCTCGGCGGATCGAGAGCGTTTGCAAGTTCGCGCCAGACAGCGACATAATCAGCGGGGAAGGCAAGAGTCCGCAAGGGCTTTGGCCAAAGATTGGACGAAGGTCCGACATCGGCCCCGAAACCAGGACGGCCCCTCGAGGGGATTCCATGACCTCTGAACGCGTCGACCACGCGGTGAAAGAAGCCCAGGCCGACGAGGCGAACCCCGCCGTCGCCGCAAACCGAACACGGTCTCAAACGGCGGTTCTGGCGCTGGGTCCGCTGCGGCTGACCGGGCGGGCGGCGCAACTAACGGTACAGGCGATCCTGCTGACGCTTCTCGCGCTGGTCGTGTACTACCGGGCGCGGATTCTTTCCACGCCGTTCACGATTTCGGCGCTGCTCTGGATCGCGTGGCAAGTGTACTGGGGCGTCTCCGCGACGAAAACGGCATCGACGGTTCGCTCGGAGTCGGCGAAATCGCGGGCCTTACATCAATACCTGCTGCTGCTGGGATTCTTTCTGTTGTTCGCGCCGCTTCCATGGCTCGACCACCGCATCCTGCCGGTTGGCACCGGGTGGGTCTACCTCGGCCTCGCGGTGCAGGCAGCCTTTTTTGGTCTAGCGATCAGCGCGAGGCGCACGCTCGGCCGCAACTGGAGCGGCGCCATCACCGAGAAGGTCGACCACGAGCTCGTCCGGTCGGGGCCATATCGCTTTATGCGGCATCCGATCTATACGGCCATCCTCGGAATGTTTCTTGGTTCGGCCCTCGTGTCGGGAGATCTGCACGCGTTTCTCGCCGTCGCCGTCGTCGTCGCGACGTATCTGAGGAAGATTCGACTCGAGGAGCAGAGCCTCGCGCGGGTCTTCGGCCCTCGCTACGAGGAATATCGTCGCCAAACACGCGCGTTGATTCCGTGGATTCTCTGAGGTCCGCCGCCCTTCCGCGCGGGGGACGGGGAATCTATTGTCAGGCCGCGTATTGATTTGCGGCCCCCGCAGAAAAAATCATAGCCCTCACACGACGGAGAGCTGCGTATGTCGTTCCCGCGCATTTTCGTTGGCGCTGTAGCCGCGCTTTCACTGGCGGCGTGTCACCGCCCGCAGCAAATGGACGAGCACATGTCGCACATGGCGGCCGGCGATCTCGCGGCGACCTCGGTTGCGGCATCGAACAACCAAGGCAACCCCGCGCTGCCGCCGAGCGCGAACCAGGCGGCGGCCAGGCTCGCGGCGAGCAACCGGCATGGCGAGTGGGTCAAAATCGCCTGGCGGCCCGGCTCGTCGGATTCGCTGATGGCGTGGGTGGTCTACCCTGCCACGTCCAACCCGCGCACGCCCGTAGTCGTCGTCGTGCACGAGATCTTCGGACTTCAAACATGGGTGCGCGGCGTAGCCGATCAGGTAGCGGCGGACGGCTTCATCGCGATCGCACCCGACTTGCTCTCTCGAGTCCGTGGCGGGGCGAGCACGGTGGAGTTGTCGGGGGATACAGCCCGAGCACTCATCCGCGGCGTATCGATCGCCGAGCGAAACGAGGGCATCGACGCCGCGGCACGTTATGCGATGTCACAGCCTTCCGCCGCTCAGAAATATTCGGTGATCGGGTTTTGTTGGGGCGGTGGAACGGTCTGGGACCACATGATCAACGGCGGCATTCAGGGATTATCGGGTGGTGTGGCGTTCTACGGCCTTCCCTACATGAACGGGGCCGTACCGATCGGCGATTCGCTCGCCAAAATCAGAGTGCCGGTGATGATGTTCAACGGCGCCATAGACGCACGAACAGGGGCTGGAATGCCTGGCGTCGACTCAGCGATGAAGGCTTTGAATAAGTCGTACTACGGCAAGAATTTCCCGAACGCCGAGCACGGGTTCGTTCGCGCCCAGGACGACCCGAAGACCCCGCCCAACGAAGTTGTCCAACAGGGAAATCTTGCGGCGATCAAGGAAGCGTGGCCGCAGACGATCGCTTTCCTCAAGAAGAACATGGGGATGATGTAATCCCCGCCCGCGCGGTTACGGCTTCGAGGGGACGGTCACCAAGCGCTCGGGCGACATCCCCTCGGCCTCCGCCTGGAAGTTCACGACGACGCGGTGGGTGAGCACTGGGACTGCCATCGCGTTCACATCCTCGAGATCGGGCACGCCGCGCCCGTCCATCGCCGCGCGTGCCTTGGCGCCGAGTATGAGATACTGCGACGCACGCGGGCCGGCGCCCCAGCTCACGTATTTCTTGACCATCGGCGTCGCTTCATCGGCGGCGGGGCGCGTGGAACGCGCGAGCTTGACCGCGTAGCTGACGACCGACGGCGGCGCGGGAAGGCGGCGCACGAGATGCTGGAGCTGCAACAGTTGCGCGGCGTCGAGCACAGGTCGGATCTCGACGTCGAGGTCGCCCGTCGTCGCGGCGACGATTCTCTCTTCTTCGTCGCGGCTCGGGTAGCCGATCGTGAGCTGCATCATGAAGCGGTCGAGCTGCGCTTCGGGCAGCGGATACGTGCCTTCCTGCTCGATCGGATTCTGCGTCGCGAGGACGAAGAACGGCTCCGGTAACCGGTGAGTCTGGCCCGCCGCGGTAACGGCATGCTCCTGCATGGCCTGGAGCAGCGCGGCCTGCGTCTTCGGCGGCGCGCGGTTGATTTCGTCGGCGAGTACCACGTTCCCGAAGATCGGGCCCTTCGCGAACTTGAAGAACCGGCGCGCGCCGCCCGATGTGTGATCTTCCTCGAGCAGCTCGGTACCGGTGATGTCGCTCGGCATCAGGTCCGGCGTGAATTGCACGCGTGAGAACGTGAGATCGAGCGCCTGCGCGACGGTCTGCACGAGGAGCGTCTTGGCGAGACCGGGAACGCCGACGAGGAGCACGTGGCCGCCGGCGAGGAGCGCCGCGACGAGATCGTCGACGATCTTGTGCTGCCCGATGATCCGTCGGCCGATCTGCGCGATCAACTCCGATCGTGCGCGCGCGAGCTGCTCGAGCAGCTCGA
Proteins encoded in this window:
- a CDS encoding isoprenylcysteine carboxylmethyltransferase family protein; the encoded protein is MTSERVDHAVKEAQADEANPAVAANRTRSQTAVLALGPLRLTGRAAQLTVQAILLTLLALVVYYRARILSTPFTISALLWIAWQVYWGVSATKTASTVRSESAKSRALHQYLLLLGFFLLFAPLPWLDHRILPVGTGWVYLGLAVQAAFFGLAISARRTLGRNWSGAITEKVDHELVRSGPYRFMRHPIYTAILGMFLGSALVSGDLHAFLAVAVVVATYLRKIRLEEQSLARVFGPRYEEYRRQTRALIPWIL
- a CDS encoding fused MFS/spermidine synthase, producing MPKVSSRLQQSLNPPLALPPTQRFLPALLLLFVGSGCAALIYEIVWFQLIELVIGSSAISLGVLLGTFMGGMCLGSLLLPRFVSPEQHPLRVYAALEGAIGALGLIVLVVVPLMGSIYTATTVQGLPGILWRGVLCAVCLLPPTLLMGATLPAIARWVEATPTGVSWLGFFYGSNIAGAVFGAVLAGFYLLRVFDMTVTTVVAAIVNFGVAGVGLALSRRAPHRPAIPRPNAEVERSPTGINAVYVAIGLSGFAALGAEVVWTRLLSLMLGASVYTFSIILAVFLVALGTGSSAGSYIARSSRPRTALAWCQLLLTLGVAWAAFMIARALPFWPINPSLSPSPWITFQLDVVRVAVAVFPAAALWGASFPLALAAVVGPGDDAGRLVGRVYAANTVGAILGSALFSVVVVPHWGTRHGQQLLIAISLASAIVVFAAVRRAHAAEAERDVPRPSGWSPRPAGTMLAIAGAAAAIACVVTVPGVPDGLVAYGRFLPTYTNQPRYLYVGEGINSSIAVSEEPSGVRNFHVAGKVEASSLPQDMRLQRMLGHLSALLTKTPRTVLVVGFGAGVTAGSFVTQPGVEKIVICEIEPLIPRVVSTYFTQQNYDVTQDPRVQIVYDDARHYILTTKEKFDVITSDPIHPWVKGAATLYTKEYFDLVKAHLNPGGVVTQWVPLYESSPDVVKSELATFFDAFPDGTIWGNDINGSGYDVVLAGHASPQPIDVDSVDAKLGRPEYRRVARSLADVGFSSGLALLSTYAGQARDLAPWLTGAQLNRDSNLRLQYLAGFGLNTYESSAIYAQMLRYRKFPDALFVGGGPAREQLRTVIEAPREEP
- a CDS encoding GNAT family N-acetyltransferase; amino-acid sequence: MNDRLVERRRGDLLLSTDRARIDQRAVLAMLHDSHWGAEVTVDILARSIANSLCVGVYDGSRQVAFARAVTDLSTFAYLTDVIVADDSRGRGIGSWMVEEILAHPDLQGLRRIALLTRDAQALYERFGFSTRMATSTYMERRAPPS
- a CDS encoding GNAT family N-acetyltransferase; translated protein: MQQPPIEARAIGNSQSTTVQIRRALPRDADALAQLRYAFRLERRPATESRDAFAARCSNWMRPRLRGDSRWTVWLAERDGTIVGNLWVQIVEKIPNPGPESELHAYISNFFIVPEARNSGLGTRILSAAVAHCKAHGVDTVFLWPSERSVPLYSRTGFEVASDLLVLELREAKSP
- a CDS encoding dienelactone hydrolase family protein — its product is MSFPRIFVGAVAALSLAACHRPQQMDEHMSHMAAGDLAATSVAASNNQGNPALPPSANQAAARLAASNRHGEWVKIAWRPGSSDSLMAWVVYPATSNPRTPVVVVVHEIFGLQTWVRGVADQVAADGFIAIAPDLLSRVRGGASTVELSGDTARALIRGVSIAERNEGIDAAARYAMSQPSAAQKYSVIGFCWGGGTVWDHMINGGIQGLSGGVAFYGLPYMNGAVPIGDSLAKIRVPVMMFNGAIDARTGAGMPGVDSAMKALNKSYYGKNFPNAEHGFVRAQDDPKTPPNEVVQQGNLAAIKEAWPQTIAFLKKNMGMM
- a CDS encoding MoxR family ATPase is translated as MATRQATVDDSRDVELLEQLARARSELIAQIGRRIIGQHKIVDDLVAALLAGGHVLLVGVPGLAKTLLVQTVAQALDLTFSRVQFTPDLMPSDITGTELLEEDHTSGGARRFFKFAKGPIFGNVVLADEINRAPPKTQAALLQAMQEHAVTAAGQTHRLPEPFFVLATQNPIEQEGTYPLPEAQLDRFMMQLTIGYPSRDEEERIVAATTGDLDVEIRPVLDAAQLLQLQHLVRRLPAPPSVVSYAVKLARSTRPAADEATPMVKKYVSWGAGPRASQYLILGAKARAAMDGRGVPDLEDVNAMAVPVLTHRVVVNFQAEAEGMSPERLVTVPSKP